A genomic region of Arachis stenosperma cultivar V10309 chromosome 9, arast.V10309.gnm1.PFL2, whole genome shotgun sequence contains the following coding sequences:
- the LOC130948011 gene encoding UDP-glucose flavonoid 3-O-glucosyltransferase 7-like, with protein sequence MTTSKSRPLKIHLLPYYAQGHQIPVVHLARLLASRGQHVTIITTPSNARLIDKAIIGGGGDHDNASDRICIHTINLPAEQVGLPPGVENFYDVADNSAARKLYIASHLIQSQVESFIEESLPDALIADVMFTWSQATARRFKIPRLTFNALLIFNMCVIEAIRAHPEILKSNTGPYTIPGLPHKITFPMKPMGTFNKVMEPTIDAEKESLGVIVNSFKELNAEYAEHYEKITGRRVWHIGPTDLMVHKTIPRAVDSEDECLKWLSTKKNSSVVYVAFGSLTRLTGKQLYELALGLERSGHPFIWVVSRNKNNRVEETEGKGLPVGFEETMKKEGRGMVIKEWVPQPLILNHAAIGAFLTHCGTNSLNESVAAGVPMITIPAFADQYFTEKMISEVHGIGVEVGAVEWIVSQYDTPKEVVSAEMIEKAVKRLMDGGDEAEKIRKRAKELQEKALKAVEEGGSSYNTLTELIDHLQKLVALKTPATST encoded by the coding sequence ATGACAACGTCGAAGTCGCGGCCATTGAAGATACACTTGCTGCCATACTACGCGCAGGGTCACCAAATCCCCGTCGTCCACCTAGCACGCTTACTGGCCTCACGTGGACAGCACGTGACCATCATCACCACCCCTTCCAACGCCCGTCTAATTGACAAAGCCATCATCGGAGGCGGCGGCGATCATGACAACGCCTCCGACCGCATCTGCATCCACACCATCAACTTACCCGCCGAACAAGTCGGTCTTCCCCCCGGCGTCGAGAACTTCTACGACGTCGCCGACAATTCCGCCGCCAGGAAGCTCTACATTGCATCGCACCTCATCCAGTCGCAAGTGGAGTCCTTCATTGAGGAGTCCCTGCCGGACGCTCTCATCGCCGACGTCATGTTCACGTGGAGCCAAGCCACCGCGAGACGATTCAAGATCCCGAGGCTCACCTTCAACGCTTTGTTGATCTTTAACATGTGCGTGATAGAAGCCATTAGAGCTCATCCCGAGATCTTGAAATCCAACACGGGCCCGTACACTATCCCGGGCCTACCTCATAAGATCACCTTCCCCATGAAGCCCATGGGGACTTTCAACAAAGTCATGGAGCCCACCATTGACGCAGAGAAGGAGAGCCTCGGAGTCATCGTGAACAGCTTCAAGGAGCTTAACGCAGAGTACGCCGAGCACTACGAGAAGATCACGGGTCGGAGAGTATGGCATATCGGTCCCACGGATCTCATGGTGCATAAAACCATTCCAAGAGCCGTTGATAGTGAAGACGAGTGCCTGAAATGGCTTTCAACCAAGAAAAACAGTTCCGTGGTTTACGTTGCTTTTGGCTCATTGACCCGTTTAACTGGTAAGCAGCTTTACGAGTTAGCGTTGGGCCTGGAGCGGTCAGGGCACCCATTTATTTGGGTGGTTTCGCGGAACAAGAACAACAGAGTTGAAGAAACAGAAGGGAAAGGGTTGCCAGTCGGGTTTGAAGAGACGATGAAGAAGGAGGGGAGAGGGATGGTGATAAAAGAGTGGGTGCCGCAGCCGTTGATCCTGAATCATGCGGCTATTGGAGCGTTCTTGACGCACTGTGGAACCAACTCTCTGAATGAATCGGTAGCTGCTGGGGTTCCCATGATAACAATACCGGCGTTTGCGGATCAATACTTCACTGAGAAGATGATAAGTGAGGTGCACGGTATTGGGGTGGAGGTGGGTGCAGTGGAGTGGATCGTATCGCAGTACGACACCCCGAAGGAAGTGGTAAGCGCGGAGATGATAGAGAAGGCGGTGAAGAGGTTGATGGACGGCGGCGATGAAGCGGAGAAGATCAGGAAAAGAGCCAAGGAGTTGCAAGAGAAGGCTTTGAAAGCGGTTGAGGAAGGTGGGTCCTCATACAACACTTTGACGGAACTTATTGATCACCTTCAGAAGCTTGTGGCGCTCAAAACACCTGCAACTTCTACCTAG
- the LOC130949239 gene encoding uncharacterized protein LOC130949239, which yields MNAVKGKETNPVEKKGLMYVKAFINEKPVMAMIDTGATHNFITPDEANKLGLKITEKNGWFKPINTKGEPLKGVAKGVEMTLGSWKGLVDFSVAPMDDFKIVIGLDLQRKENIIHMPYFDVVCVMEKESPCMVPTVSKVGGPPMLSTMQLKKGFKKGEITYLALLQEESTFEREDVPPKIKKVLDENKDVMPPELPKQLPPRRKVDHKIELESGAKPSASIPYKMAPPELEELKKQLKDLLDVGFIRPSKAPYGAPVLFQKKHDGSLRLCIDYRSLNKVTIKNKYPIPLIVVLFDQLGRAKWFSKLDLRSGYHQVRIANGDEAKTTCVMRYGSYEWLVMPFGLTNAPTTFLVYLDDIIVYSNTLEEHVEHLLIVFKILRENNLYVKKEKCSFARDEVHFLGHIIKDGTFCMDQEKVKAIKKWEPPNKVFELRSFLGLANYYRRFIKGYSAKAAPLTDLLKKNHSWKWSKECQKAFDELKAAITEGQVLALPDYSKVFEVHTDPSDYAIGGVLMQEGHPIAFESRKLNDTKRRYTIQEKEMTTVVHCLRTWRHYLLGSHFIVKTDNVATSYFQTQKKLSPKQAMWQDFLAEFDFEFEYKSGKTNMVADALSCKAELAAISMVEGDIVHTIKEGLHHDPLAKKLVELAREEEAARLFFKNVVKYWGLSKSIISDRDPRFTGRLWIELFKLLGLELHFSTNIAQFSYNLQRSESIGKSPFEIVTGQQSLTLHSLSSSYSGKSPGAYHMIKSWEKQADITRSYLDKAAKRMKKWADKKRRHASYQVGDKVMIKLLPQQFKAFRKVHKGLIRKYEGPFEIIGRVGEVAYKVQLPPSMKIHPIFHVSMLKPYHKDQDEPSRGDSSRAPPVMIRSFDKEIEEILANRVVRRRGVPPSIQYLIKWKRLPITEASWEAREDLWQFQEHLQRYHEQNATRTSAH from the exons ATGAATGCTGTGAAGGGAAAGGAGACAAATCCTGTAGAAAAGAAAGGCTTGATGTATGTCAAAGCCTTTATCAATGAAAAACCCGTCATGGCTATGATCGACACTGGTGCTACACACAACTTCATCACGCCTGATGAAGCAAACAAGCTTGGGTTGAAGATCACCGAAAAGAATGGTTGGTTCAAACCCATAAACACCAAGGGTGAACCCCTTAAGGGAGTAGCAAAAGGGGTTGAGATGACTCTTGGTTCTTGGAAGGGCCTTGTGGATTTCTCAGTAGCACCCATGGACGATTTTAAAATAGTCATTGGGCTCGATTTAcaaaggaaggaaaatataATACATATGCCATACTTCGACGTAGTATGCGTCATGGAGAAAGAGTCTCCTTGCATGGTCCCTACAGTCTCTAAAGTTGGAGGACCACCGATGCTATCTACTATGCAACTCAAGAAAGGGTTCAAGAAGGGAGAGATTACATATTTGGCTCTATTACAAGAGGAGTCAACATTCGAAAGAGAAGACGTTCCTCCCAAAATCAAGAAAGTTCTTGATGAAAATAAGGATGTGATGCCTCCTGAGTTGCCAAAACAACTACCACCTAGGAGGAAGGTGGATCACAAGATTGAATTAGAGTCAGGAGCAAAGCCGTCCGCCTCAATACCTTATAAGATGGCACCGCCAGAACTCGAGGAGTTGAAGAAGCAACTCAAGGATTTGCTAGATGTTGGGTTCATCCGTCCATCGAAGGCACCTTATGGCGCACCAGTCTTGTTCCAAAAGAAGCATGACGGTTCATTGAGACTATGCATCGACTATCGATCACTTAACAAGGTAACTATTAAGAACAAATACCCCATTCCTTTGATAGTCGTTTTGTTTGATCAACTTGGTAGAGCCAAGTGGTTCTCAAAGCTAGATTTGAGGTCAGGATATCACCAAGTGAGAATTGCCAATGGTGATGAGGCTAAGACCACGTGTGTTATGAGGTACGGATCGTATGAGTGGTTGGTGATGCCTTTTGGCTTGACCAATGCTCCTACGACCTTCT TGGTCTACTTGGATGACATTATTGTCTATAGCAATACTTTGGAGGAACATGTAGAACACTTACTAATTGTGTTCAAGATCTTGCGAGAAAATAACCTATATGTGAAGAAGGAAAAGTGTTCCTTTGCAAGGGATGAAGTCCACTTCTTGGGACACATCATTAAAGATGGAACTTTCTGCATGGATCAAGAAAAAGTGAAGGCTATCAAAAAGTGGGAACCTCCAAACAAGGTATTTGAATTGAGGTCATTCCTTGGGTTGGCTAATTACTATCGGAGGTTTATCAAGGGATACTCCGCCAAGGCTGCACCATTAACTGATCTTCTCAAGAAGAATCACTCTTGGAAATGGTCAAAAGAGTGTCAAAAGGCTTTTGATGAGTTGAAGGCTGCTATCACAGAAGGACAAGTACTAGCACTACCCGACTACTCAAAGGTGTTTGAAGTCCACACTGATCCTTCTGACTACGCTATTGGAGGAGTTCTGATGCAAGAAGGACATCCTATTGCCTTTGAGAGTCGCAAGTTGAATGATACAAAAAGGCGATACACTATCCAAGAGAAGGAGATGACCACGGTGGTGCATTGTCTGAGAACTTGGCGTCACTACTTGCTTGGTTCACACTTCATCGTCAAGACAGATAATGTGGCTACAAGCTACTTCCAAACTCAAAAGAAGTTAAGTCCCAAACAAGCTATGTGGCAAGACTTCTTGGCTgagtttgattttgaatttgaatacaAGTCAGGCAAGACTAATATGGTAGCTGATGCGTTGAGCTGCAAGGCTGAGTTGGCGGCCATTTCTATGGTTGAAGGAGATATTGTGCATACCATCAAGGAAGGGTTGCATCACGATCCATTAGCCAAGAAGTTGGTGGAGTTGGCTAGAGAAG AGGAAGCAGCACGACTATTCTTCAAGAATGTGGTGAAGTACTGGGGATTGTCTAAGAGCATCATTAGTGATCGAGATCCACGCTTCACAGGACGACTATGGATAGAGTTGTTCAAACTCCTTGGGTTGGAGCTTCATTTCTCAACAA ACATTGCTCAGTTCTCATACAATCTGCAAAGGAGTGAGTCTATAGGGAAGAGCCCATTCGAGATTGTGACTGGACAACAGTCGCTTACACTTCACTCTCTTTCTTCCTCTTACTCAGGAAAAAGTCCTggagcttatcatatgattaaGTCTTGGGAAAAACAAGCAGATATCACTCGTTCTTACCTCGACAAAGCTGCCAAGAGGATGAAGAAATGGGCAGATAAGAAGAGGAGGCATGCAAGCTATCAAGTGGGAGACAAGGTAATGATCAAACTTCTTCCACAACAATTCAAAGCCTTTCGCAAGGTTCATAAGGGTTTAATCCGCAAATACGAAGGGCCATTTGAGATTATTGGACGTGTTGGGGAGGTTGCTTACAAAGTACAACTCCCTCCCTCTATGAAGATCCACCCAATTTTCCATGTGAGTATGCTTAAACCATATCATAAAGACCAAGATGAACCAAGTAGAGGTGACTCGAGTCGTGCTCCACCTGTGATGATTAGATCCTTTGATAAAGAAATCGAAGAGATCTTAGCTAATCGCGTCGTGCGACGAAGAGGGGTACCACCAAGTATTCAATACTTGATCAAGTGGAAAAGACTTCCGATAACCGAAGCTAGCTGGGAAGCTCGTGAAGATCTGTGGCAATTCCAAGAACACCTACAGCGCTATCATGAACAAAACGCGACGAGGACGTCTGCGCATTAG